Genomic window (Cololabis saira isolate AMF1-May2022 chromosome 10, fColSai1.1, whole genome shotgun sequence):
gccaaaacccctttgctttccctgatgagtacctgtatgaacgatccagatTCTCGGCGGAGGGCATGGCATATTTGTGTCAGCTGCTCGACCCGTATGTGGCCAGTGCCACACGTCGGAGTCGTGCGCTCACAGTGCCCCAAACCATCTGCATTGCCCTGCGGTACTTCGCCACGGGTACCTACCTGTATGCTGTGGGTGATGCTGAAAATCTAAGCAAGAATACAGTCTGCAATGCCATCCATAAAGTGGCACGTGCCCTCACAGACATGCTGGATGGATTTGTTGTGTTCCCTGGCCACTTGCCGACGCAGTCTGTTAAAGAGGGGTTTTATGCCATAGCAGGTAAAATATACATCAACCTATTTAACTACTTCATCTATAAATAATGTACACCCTATGACGTATACTATTGTATATTAAATGCAGCCTACTCCTGTCATAGGGTTCCCCAGAGTGATCAGTGCCATAGATTGTACGCACATTCCCATCTACGCACGTCTGGGTGAGAATGAAGCGGACTATGTCAACCGCAAGTCATTCCACAGCCTCAACGTTCAGGTAAAGTTTGCAATGGTAATTCGCAATACACATTGTACATTCAATTTGGCACTTAATAGCAATATGTTGCCTTAAGTTAGAACTTGTAACCGTTTGTTAGTTCTCCACTTATTTTCATCTAGTATAGTactgtccatgtgtgtgtgtgtgtgtgtgtgtgtgtgtgtgtgtgtgtgtgtgtgtgtgtgtgtgtatatatatatatagaatacaAAAAGCTTGACATAGAGTACAAGATAAAGAAAGTAAAACTTGAGGTGGAGAAACTGGAGTATGAGAAGAAGGtaattcagtaacgcaattcATTTCCAGGCATGGGAATACACATATGTGTATATCTCCTATATGGTAATCCACACACCTcattgtgtttgttttaagCTACGTGTGTCTTGTGTAAGTCTGTCATTTATGTGATAGCTGCTGTAACACTAAACATTTCCCTTGGGAATAAATAAAGTTATCTAATAAGGGTACTAATTGTTTGGTCATACTGGCACATTGCAGGAAATGCAGTAGGATAATTAAAAGTCATTCCCTTTTAGCACATGTGGAAATATATGCACATAAGGACAAAATGACACGGCACAGGTCCTGTCAAATGCACATTGATGCTACAATGACTTCAATGCTATTATCTTGTGGATTGTTAACCACAAATGCTTTTGCAGATGACATGTGACCATAATTGCATGGTCACGAGAATCAACGCCAAGTGGCCTGGGTCGGTCCATGACTCCCGGATCTTCAGGGAGTCCACACTGTGCCACAGACTCGAGCAAGGTATGGCAACTTTACTCTGCATATATGTCTTATGTTCTTTAAACTGCATTCTGTGATACTGATCATGGCATCATTCCTTTTTATCGTCAGGGCTGTTCAGTGGAGTGCTTGTCGGTGACAGGGGATATGCCTGCCAGCCCTTCTTGATGACCCCCTATCCTGACCCTGATGCAGGGCCACAAACTAGATTCAACGTGGCCCTTTCCAGAACCAGGGTCAGGATAGAAATGACATTTGGCATCCTGAAGGCCCGCTTCACCTGCCTTCGTGGGCTCAGAGTGGCCCCAGACCGAGCTAGCAGGATtgttgcagcatgtgttgtgctCCACAATGTCGCCACCATACGGAGGGAGAGGGCCCCTCCTGTCGACCAACAACCCCCTGATGTCGACTACCCTACTGGCAGGGCTGTGAGAGAGGCCATCACAGACCAATTTTTTGCCTGAACAAAGAAATAACAGGCCTTGTATTTCagttattcttttttatttttttttccttccatcgGGTTAtcttctgttctcccgttcctgagggaaaaaaggaagaaacattTTAGTTTGTTTCCTGGAATAAAGGAAGAAACATTTTAGTTTGTTTCCCATGCCAGGAAATGAATTACGTTACTGAATTACCTTCTTTTCATACTCCAGTTTCTCCACCTCCAGTTtaactttctttattttgtatttcttgTACTCAATGTCAAGCTTTTTGTTTTCTATATCTAGCTCCAGTGTCCTTTTGTAAAGAGCTCTCACATTGTCTGCTCCAACCTGAAACAAATCAAACACATAATACAGTAGCTGTGACATTTAAGCATTGTCACTTTGCTATGGTAACTTGAAGAAAGGTGCAAATGTTACTCTTGACTACCCTATTTAAATGAAGGTTAATTCATTACCACTTGTGATCCCCTTGGCCTAGATGTGGAGGCCATAGGCTCAGGGGGAGGAAGATTTCCTTCTTCCTGCAAAATTAGGATCATAGCAATGGAAGCAATTGATTCATTTTAGGATAGAGAGCACTTGAAGCAGTTTTTACTCCCATGTGCAGACCACCACCATTAGCAAGAAATTAAAGGGAAATCAATTACAGCCAAGTGTCCACACTCTCACCACCAGTGTTAAGATGGGCAAATTGACAACTGAATAAAATTGATTAAAAAAGACTTAAGTGTACCGCCAAAGCTCTCTCTGAACAAACGGACACTGTCTCATCATCCTCCACCTGAAAACACAGGACATGTAAATGGTCTATTTAATCCATGATCAGCAACCACAGATGACATGGCAGTGTATATGACAGGTTGTTTCCACTGTTACCTCTGTATGGGACAGAGTGTATGTGGGTGGTGGCAGCAGCACCAATGTCTCCCCATCAACTGTAGAGAAAGTAAAACGATGTTACTTACTCCCACAATAATTTGTATacaattttgttttattagcAACTCAGTCTTTTAACATTGACACTTACCCTGTACAAATGTGGCCTGTTGGGAGCAGCTGCCACTGCCACCAGGGTCTGAAGAGACACCCCCTTCTACTCCATCCATTAAGGGGCGACCTTCATTGTTGGAGAGGGCCAGCTCCTCAGCAGGAGTGTACTCCTGCGTAGGAGGGCCCCCTCctgtcttcttcttgtcatttttttttctgtttgctgcaagaagtgtcaatgctatttcattgtgcttttgtatactgatatcatcctaaaacagagagtgatagaaacactaaagccttgtacttgttgtacttctaagatatgaaagtgagcctacttaccgctttgaattatgtttttatatttattttttatttgctcccatgtgcgttttactccgctggggttgcagctgaaggaatgaggctacaattgtcatacacgccatacgaatacatctaagcaacacatgcatttaacagaatagacaactgtaattatagtcagatctacttatgccctaatgatggggcagtgatgtttatatccctatgaacttacgcatttatacagtcagcgatcttttgccagctgtctttcctgcattttgcagctgcaactgtgttgctttttgcctgtattatatgcctatactcatcatatttccgtaaaattattgtttgctcttcgctactgaaataagcggctctgacagcggacttctccatgcttgcgattggtcatgcgctgaaaacaccgccccttttatgtgcacgcgctcatatccggattggagaaacctgggttgatataccgagttgataaccaccgtcgtgtgaccgcttagcgtgattgcaattgtccgggttagtgaatctggataaggaaaagatatcctgggtatgttgaacttgcttcgtagtacaggccccaggttcATTTTGACCCTGGAAaacagctgtgattggttttaagtcagtgttctgattaaacctTATCAATACAAACGTGTTTTCATTAAACTCAGAcaataacccccccccaaaaagtaCTGTATTCCCAGTTATTCATATTCGTTCAGAGCATGCAAGCCCATATGGTGTGTGCCCCCAACCACTTGCCTATCGGGGGTAAGCAAAACATTCTTTAAACAAAGGCAACAAGTTTTAGCAACTAAGTTTGCAACTCACCTTGGTTGGCTGCCGGGAATCCGGAATCCACCCCATTTTGTCCGGCTTGGGACAAGGGACGACCCCCAAGCAGGTTGTCTAAAATCGGGAAGTGTGGACAACTTGCCGGATCGTGTCCACTTCTATTGTTCTTGTTTTTGGCGCTAATATACGCCGTGCGTAGGTTCTTCCACTTAATCTTCAGCTGCTCCGGTGTCCTCGCGAAGCCAGCCTCAGCCATCTCTCTGGCAATCTTCTTATAAAGGTCCGCGTTACGGCTTTTCCGCCCATCCATAAACCTTAAAATGTTCAACTCTTGCATCTGCCTAAGAAGAAAACGCATCTCCTCATCTGGCCAAAAATGGGTTCTCCCTGTAGAcatgttgaatgaatgaatgaatgaatgaatgaatgaatgaaagaatgggTAAACACGCGCCGCCTCCTTTTCAACTACTGAGCacgcgtcgtctcctttcacttccgggtgaattccctcccccgggggaaaaccccacccgggggaaaatctcgagcatgcgcagactgtaatatctatgtccccgtacacatggcattaacaaggcggttgcgactggcttatctaggtgctgcaagcgggttgatgaatccggTTTGACCAGGTTGACTTGACTggcttaaggtgttcacatgcagtttaaaagtctgtCAGATGTCTCAAACCAATCTGCAAccagcttgaatcgctgcatgtgcacgtactgagtgTTAAGTATTCTCTCCAGGCACTCAGCATCATTTTCCTCTTTCGTAAAACAGGCGTTTATAATAGTCTTCAACCACATTGCAGATTTCAGTTATATCATTCACCCGGTCACCATCATCCTTTTCAAGTTCATCTATATAACTCTTCTCTTGTTTCCGTCTTTCCATCCCCAAAAAGAAAGCCGTGTTGTTTCCCCCTCAACAGCATACTTGGCTTTGCTTCTAATAATGGCGCCATTCCAATCCTGTACTTTGTATTTGTAAAGCGTATTCTTTAGTTTTAATAAGTTATCCACCTTCCAACCGACATCATTTTCCGCCCTCTCTAGTTCAATATCTAttagttgttttatttcttttacccTTCTCTTTTTATAGGCATTCTTGTGCTTAGCGTACTTGAGGCTTATTGCCTTAATTCCTTTTTTTACTTGTTCCCACCATCGACCCGTATCATCTAACATGCCTGAATTATCCGTCATGGCTTTTACATATTCTAGTATCCTATGTTTATAATTATCATCCTTAAGCAAGTTATTATTTAAGCACCATACTTCCTTTCCCTCTTTCTCCTACTTTTATTGTCCCCATGAGATTTGCGTTGTCACTTATAGTATTAAAATTATATGATAGCGTGCTGACAGTTCATTATATTTTTTGCTACTAGACACATATCAATTCTACTTTGCTTAAGTTCCCCCAATACCACTTGTTGTCGGGAGAACTCCCTCTTATCAGGATTTTCCCACCTCCATTTATCTATAATATCATATTTCTTACTCAGCATCAACAGCTTCCTCCTAGATGCATCGGTCCATAGTGTTCTTTGATGCATCTTGTCTATCCAACCAGACATTAATATCCCCCATGATTAACAAAACTCAGGCTAAATATAAGAGAAGAACCCATAGCTACTATTTTTTAGCACCCAACACCTTGTTCTTTTTCACCTTCCTCTTCAATTTATTGATCAAATCCGCACTGAAGTCTGTGTCCTCCCCCTCAGAAAAAAACAGGTGATTCTTCAGCTGGTTCGCTGCTTTCCAGGTCCTCATCCATCGCAGGTGCAGGGCCAGAGGAGAGACCCCTCTGGTCCTGACTCCGCCGCCGGCTCTTCCTCAGCTCCGCGTCAGGATCCCCCCCGTGTGACCTCTGCCAACTCTGGTGCCCACCGGAGCAGGGGACCCGTCCATAGGGGAAATGTCAGGGATGGTAGTTTGAGGACCCAGAAgcaggagagcgggaggcaggagttccaaaaaacagggtttatttaacaaaaaaaaacaagaaccaaaagcgctgcttggcaggatcaaaaaggaCGAGTATCATGAACAGGAAAACTGAAGacgagaacatggagggagcaaacagtacggaccgacagggagcagggaaagaccagaccagatatacacagggggtaACGAGTCAcagtgaacaatcagggcagatggaaaacaggcggggcagaacagaaaacacaaactgggggaaatgtcaaccactgacaggaAATGGCATGGTCACCGGGTGATGGAGCTACATCCATGCTCTCCCCAATGTTCCCCTCCACCGACGAGTCGATTCCCCTCATCGCTTCATCCATGGTGCTCCCGAATCCCACGTCCTCCATGGACCGGCTCACCCCCGGTCTTCCTCCCGCCTCCGGCTCGGCAGTCTGGGGGCCACGTCCATCCTCCGTCTCCGCTCCCTCAGCTGTCAGCGTCTCCCTCTCGGCTGGtgacggggtctcctcccgctcctccctctctctcacccTGACGAAGCGGGTTCCCTCAAAGATGTCAGTCCCAGGCCACACCCTTCTCTTGATGGGGGAGATGGCAGTCACACCCCAAAGCGTCAGCTTGCTTAGGATTTCCTCGTCCGCAATGTAGACTGGTAGCGACATGAATGACACTACCACCTCATTATTATTCAGTTCTTTTGCGGTGATGTTATTGCCACTCCCTAATCCTTCCATCAGCCTTTCTTTTCCATTCATGTCCCGCATCCTCAGTTCATACTTCCTTGGTGTTTTAAATCTGCACCCAATCACCACTCCACATTTCTCCTTTATCAACTTCAGCAAGTCCATCATCGTGAGCCTATTCTCACCCTCAATTTCCACTTCAATTGTCAGATCTTTATCATATGTCCAGTTTCCTGTCTCGTTGTCCGCGTTCCGTCTTTCTTTATTCAGAGCCCTTTCGTCAGTCTTTTGCAGGTTTCCCCCAAACAGCAGAGCTGCTGTGGGGGGGGCTTTATTTAGGTTGACTACCAAAACAATCCCTCCTTTATCATTCGTGTTCATGTGATGAATCAAATGCCTGACTGTTATTGTTTCGCTGATGTCCCTACCTGGTATCCCATACGCCTGTGTTGGTGCTACAATCGTATCTATTATCTTTCTGATCCTACTGCTCAATATTTTTGCCAGAATTTTGTAGTCCGTGTTTAGCAGGCTGTTGGGCCTGAAGTTTTCCAGTTTGAGTTTGCTTCTTTGTGATGATGCTGAGTGTCATGGAATGAGGTACTTGTGTTTTTTCAATATGCTGTATGACAGTTACCATTATGGGTGCTAAGAAGTCTATGAACTCTTTATAAAATTCATAGGTCAGGCCATCGGAGCCGGGGCTCTTATTGGCCTTTCCACTCATTATTGCCGCTATAACTTCCTGAGTTATGATGTCCTTGTCACAGAATTCAACATGTTTGCTGGAGAGTTTTGCGGACACAGTGTTTATTACTCTCTCCATGCACTCAGCATCATTTTTCTCTTTCGTAAATAGGCGTTTATAATATTCTTCAACCACATTGCAAATCTCAGTTACATCATTTACCCGGTCACCATTGTCCTTTTCGAGTTCCTCTATATAattcttgtttttgtctttccATCCCCAAAAAGAATCCCTTCTACTGTGTACTTGGCTTTACTTAGCGCCATTACAATCTTCTATTTCATACTTGTAAAGCGTAGTTTTAATAATCTACCTTCCAACCGAAATCATTATCCGCCATCTCTAGCTCACGCCTATTTGAGGCTTATTTTCTTAATTCCATCTTTCACTTGTTCCCACTATCGACCCGTATATGAATATGCATAACCCAAGGTTTTACATAACCCACTGCACAGATAAATCAAACTGTGGCTTCACATAATAAACATAACTTTGTTACAGGTCTTTCTATCACATTTGTTTTGGTTTGAAGGCGAACCACACGCACCAAACCTCTTTTATCAGGAAAGGTTTGGAGCACCCTTCCAAGCACCCA
Coding sequences:
- the LOC133452273 gene encoding putative nuclease HARBI1: MACPFEENPVELGARIVRVSLRRERVFRDRQNPFAFPDEYLYERSRFSAEGMAYLCQLLDPYVASATRRSRALTVPQTICIALRYFATGTYLYAVGDAENLSKNTVCNAIHKVARALTDMLDGFVVFPGHLPTQSVKEGFYAIAGFPRVISAIDCTHIPIYARLGENEADYVNRKSFHSLNVQMTCDHNCMVTRINAKWPGSVHDSRIFRESTLCHRLEQGLFSGVLVGDRGYACQPFLMTPYPDPDAGPQTRFNVALSRTRVRIEMTFGILKARFTCLRGLRVAPDRASRIVAACVVLHNVATIRRERAPPVDQQPPDVDYPTGRAVREAITDQFFA